One genomic window of Leptospira wolbachii serovar Codice str. CDC includes the following:
- a CDS encoding helix-turn-helix domain-containing protein yields MDLRFQFVLDSFQNDVNFTQLCAQYGISTKCGYKWKERFLKEGRDGLLDKKRTPKNSPAKIAEETILEIIKIKNNKKFWGAKKILELYKAKFPDRRPPNRSTVERILKKAGLLEKKKNRRPINSGQRISMPEKATHPNHIWTVDFKGWWYTPDREKINPLTVRDDFSKYILSIKTLSKGDIPSVKAEFIRLFKIYGLPEIIRSDNGPPFASMQSLWGLSLRVCLVALSRYQARSHSTR; encoded by the coding sequence GTGGATTTAAGATTTCAATTTGTTCTGGATAGCTTCCAGAATGACGTCAATTTTACTCAGCTTTGTGCTCAGTATGGCATCTCTACTAAGTGTGGATACAAGTGGAAAGAAAGGTTCTTGAAGGAAGGGAGAGATGGTCTTCTGGATAAGAAGAGAACTCCTAAGAACTCTCCCGCTAAGATTGCAGAAGAAACAATTCTAGAAATCATTAAGATCAAAAATAACAAGAAGTTCTGGGGTGCTAAGAAAATACTCGAACTCTATAAAGCTAAATTCCCAGATAGAAGACCTCCTAACAGATCTACCGTTGAACGCATTCTTAAGAAGGCAGGCCTACTTGAGAAAAAAAAGAATAGAAGACCAATTAATTCAGGACAACGAATCTCTATGCCGGAGAAAGCGACCCATCCGAATCATATTTGGACCGTTGACTTCAAAGGATGGTGGTATACTCCGGACAGGGAAAAAATAAATCCTCTCACAGTCAGAGATGATTTTTCTAAATACATACTATCCATTAAGACCCTTTCCAAAGGCGATATTCCTTCCGTTAAAGCTGAATTTATTAGGTTATTTAAGATCTATGGATTACCAGAAATCATTCGCTCCGACAACGGACCGCCTTTCGCTTCTATGCAGTCTCTTTGGGGACTCAGTCTACGCGTCTGTTTGGTGGCTCTCTCTAGGTATCAAGCTCGATCGCATTCAACCAGGTAA